From Proteiniborus sp. MB09-C3, the proteins below share one genomic window:
- the istA gene encoding IS21 family transposase, protein MKGWNMFAEIKQYKLKGFNKSQVSRFLKINYKTVDKYWNMSYEEYAELKEEAKNRRKKVDKHRELILSWIKEFRDISTAQIYDWLKERYSEVDFSDRTLRLYVKDLREKYELPKVPCARQYEEIPELPMGYQAQVDLGQTWLSKRDGSKIKAYCFAMVLSHSRYKFLWWKDKPFNTLSFIEAHNKAFEYFGGMPKEIVYDQDRILAVSENHGDIIFTEMFQNYISSMKFKTRLCRAFDPESKGKIEAVVKYAKYNFAKHRAFIDIDLLNEDSFKWLDRTGNAKVHEITRKVPKEVFTLEKEHLQKVPSLFENIQLNNSLTYTVRKNNTISYKQNRYQVPKGTYRPGKEVKLIINDNKMNIVDLDTELVIATHSISNQKGKLIQIYHPEREKKKTRDEMYDKALKALGMTDEAKELLDNIRKEKERYCRDQFGLIISVVKDYDEKLVGQAVEYCVKRKLFSAGMFKDTLEYLSIKKETGSEKKYDKANLSISSKYQDVKPEIRNIDEYINALKGDKKTWIN, encoded by the coding sequence TTGAAGGGATGGAATATGTTTGCTGAAATTAAGCAGTACAAATTAAAGGGATTCAATAAATCTCAAGTAAGTAGATTTCTTAAGATTAACTACAAGACAGTAGATAAATACTGGAATATGTCTTATGAAGAATATGCAGAACTAAAGGAGGAGGCTAAGAATAGAAGAAAGAAAGTTGATAAACATAGGGAATTAATATTATCTTGGATAAAGGAATTTAGAGATATATCTACTGCTCAAATATATGATTGGCTCAAAGAAAGGTATAGTGAAGTGGATTTTAGCGATAGAACATTAAGACTTTATGTAAAGGATTTAAGGGAAAAATATGAACTGCCTAAAGTTCCTTGTGCAAGGCAGTACGAGGAGATTCCAGAGCTTCCAATGGGATATCAAGCACAAGTAGATTTAGGTCAAACTTGGTTATCCAAGCGTGATGGCTCAAAAATTAAAGCATATTGTTTTGCAATGGTACTTTCTCATTCGAGATATAAGTTTCTATGGTGGAAAGATAAACCTTTTAATACACTATCATTCATAGAGGCTCATAATAAAGCTTTCGAATACTTTGGAGGCATGCCAAAAGAAATAGTATATGACCAAGATAGGATTTTGGCAGTATCAGAAAACCATGGAGATATTATCTTCACTGAAATGTTTCAAAACTACATAAGTAGCATGAAATTTAAGACTAGGCTATGCAGAGCTTTTGACCCAGAAAGCAAAGGAAAAATAGAAGCAGTAGTCAAATATGCAAAATATAACTTTGCAAAGCATAGAGCCTTTATAGATATTGATTTACTAAATGAAGACTCATTTAAATGGTTAGATAGAACTGGTAATGCTAAAGTACATGAAATAACAAGAAAGGTACCTAAAGAAGTGTTTACTCTGGAAAAGGAACACTTACAGAAAGTACCTAGCCTGTTTGAAAATATTCAACTTAATAATAGTTTAACCTATACCGTTAGAAAAAACAATACCATATCATACAAACAAAATAGATACCAGGTTCCAAAAGGCACATACAGACCAGGTAAAGAAGTTAAACTAATAATAAATGATAATAAGATGAATATAGTCGATTTAGATACTGAATTAGTTATTGCAACTCACAGTATCAGTAATCAAAAGGGCAAGCTAATTCAAATATATCATCCAGAAAGAGAAAAAAAGAAAACCAGAGACGAAATGTATGATAAAGCCCTAAAGGCTCTTGGAATGACAGATGAAGCAAAAGAGCTATTAGATAACATACGAAAAGAAAAAGAGAGATATTGTAGAGATCAGTTTGGATTAATAATATCAGTAGTAAAGGATTATGACGAAAAGCTAGTAGGACAAGCAGTAGAATACTGTGTAAAACGAAAGCTATTTAGTGCAGGAATGTTTAAAGATACACTAGAATATTTGAGTATAAAAAAAGAAACAGGTTCAGAAAAGAAATATGATAAAGCAAATCTATCCATCTCTTCAAAGTACCAAGATGTAAAACCAGAGATCAGAAACATTGATGAATATATAAATGCTTTGAAGGGAGATAAAAAGACATGGATAAACTAG
- a CDS encoding methyltransferase domain-containing protein, translated as MGNDIWSTKIQGILNLDLSREMRFRDDRKDIFLSLLGLTEGMTILDIGCGPGAITRKLSQWLGEKTKIIGVDRDIEFVKYAREKANRMNLHNINYFEGDALKLPLEDNSVDACISHTVIEHVPNKEFLLEQKRVCKPKGRVSVMYARPDKYIITEPSLLPKQSKREEELLDELFKESNGIIKEYNVGKYWPDPVELPKLFEELGFYSIQVDAIAIPIVIDDSRNSFDEKVEIVESEKEQLLESINMATCLKKNRLSDNELIELKNLINERTNQRLKFIKEGKNIWDYSILLLQIVSGMVV; from the coding sequence ATGGGAAATGATATTTGGTCAACAAAGATACAAGGTATTCTAAATCTTGATTTAAGTAGAGAAATGAGGTTTAGAGACGATAGAAAAGATATTTTTTTAAGCCTACTTGGGCTTACAGAAGGAATGACAATACTTGATATTGGTTGTGGTCCAGGTGCAATTACTAGAAAACTATCACAGTGGTTGGGAGAAAAAACTAAAATAATTGGTGTAGATAGAGACATAGAATTTGTTAAATATGCTAGAGAAAAAGCTAACAGGATGAATTTGCACAATATAAATTATTTTGAAGGGGATGCATTAAAGCTACCTTTAGAAGATAATTCAGTAGATGCCTGTATATCACACACTGTAATAGAACATGTACCAAACAAAGAATTTTTATTGGAACAGAAAAGGGTGTGTAAGCCAAAGGGAAGGGTTTCTGTAATGTATGCAAGACCAGATAAATACATAATAACTGAACCTAGTTTATTACCTAAACAAAGTAAACGTGAAGAAGAACTTTTAGATGAGCTATTTAAAGAAAGTAATGGAATTATAAAAGAATATAACGTTGGGAAGTATTGGCCTGATCCTGTAGAACTTCCTAAATTATTTGAGGAGCTTGGCTTTTATAGCATCCAAGTTGATGCAATTGCTATTCCTATAGTTATTGATGATTCAAGAAACAGCTTTGATGAAAAAGTGGAAATAGTTGAATCAGAAAAGGAACAGTTATTAGAAAGTATTAATATGGCGACTTGTCTAAAAAAGAATAGATTATCAGATAATGAACTAATTGAGTTAAAGAATTTAATAAATGAAAGGACTAATCAAAGATTAAAGTTCATAAAAGAGGGGAAGAACATTTGGGATTACAGTATTTTATTATTACAGATAGTATCTGGAATGGTTGTCTAG
- a CDS encoding ATP-binding protein: protein MKNRLMIIVTGAPGTGKTTLSKKLSEKYSIPLVAKDEIKELLFDSIGIGDRQWSLQLSKATYNLLFNFIAKLLMTNNPFIVESNFYNGEATKNFLKLKSNMDFKVLQIQCYTEPETLYERYKARDNSGDRHQGHIHQLPEFHEYKTKVFDSKCYRLDIDNSVYIDLNTTHFESVNYEQLFNQIENVL from the coding sequence ATGAAGAACAGATTGATGATAATTGTAACTGGAGCACCCGGCACGGGCAAAACAACATTGAGTAAGAAGCTTTCCGAGAAATATTCAATCCCGCTTGTTGCAAAAGACGAAATAAAAGAGTTGTTATTTGACAGCATAGGGATTGGAGATAGACAATGGTCGCTACAATTAAGCAAAGCTACCTATAACTTGTTATTCAACTTCATAGCTAAACTACTTATGACAAACAACCCTTTTATTGTAGAAAGTAACTTTTACAATGGTGAGGCAACGAAGAATTTCTTAAAACTAAAATCCAATATGGATTTTAAGGTGTTGCAAATTCAGTGTTACACAGAGCCTGAAACGTTATATGAGAGATACAAAGCAAGGGACAATTCAGGTGATAGGCACCAAGGTCACATTCACCAACTACCTGAATTTCATGAGTACAAGACCAAGGTTTTTGATTCGAAGTGTTATAGACTTGATATTGATAATAGCGTCTATATTGATTTGAATACAACCCATTTTGAATCGGTGAACTATGAACAATTATTTAATCAAATAGAGAATGTGCTATAG
- a CDS encoding nucleoside phosphorylase — MLKKDIQVGHLIVPYSAVRDEGLSYHCLKPSREVESSKSALECITKYLKVNEIPFIEAKTWTTDAFHRETDAKIALRVSEGCVTVEMEAATFFAVAKFRSVVLEQILYGGDDLGGIEWGSRNWNRLEDIRTNLVDLSMAICLEL; from the coding sequence GTGTTAAAAAAGGATATTCAGGTGGGGCACTTGATTGTTCCATATTCAGCAGTTAGGGATGAGGGTTTATCATATCATTGTTTAAAGCCATCTAGGGAAGTTGAATCTAGTAAGTCGGCCTTGGAATGCATCACGAAGTATTTAAAAGTGAATGAGATACCATTTATTGAAGCTAAAACATGGACTACAGATGCATTTCATCGTGAAACAGACGCTAAAATAGCTCTACGTGTTTCTGAGGGATGTGTAACTGTTGAAATGGAGGCGGCTACATTTTTCGCAGTTGCTAAATTTAGAAGTGTTGTACTTGAACAAATACTTTATGGCGGAGATGACTTAGGCGGTATAGAATGGGGTTCTAGAAATTGGAATAGACTAGAAGATATTAGAACTAATCTGGTGGATTTATCTATGGCAATATGTTTGGAATTATAG
- a CDS encoding recombinase family protein, with amino-acid sequence MKAALYCRLSEEDKNKVDISEVSESIQNQKALLEGYVLANNWEIYDVYSDDDWSGLDADRPEWNRLLKDAEDGKFNVVICKSQSRFTREMEAVEKYLHNKFIEWNIRFIGLVDNADTSNKGNKKQRQIMGLTNEWFCEDISENVKAALDVKRKLGKFIGSFAAYGYTKDPADNNKLVMDEEAAEIVRQIYNWYLEGFGIQKITQELNTRQIPNPTFYKRKSGLNYKKTLNCSILWNRLTVRRILQNQLYAGHMTQGKIKKISYKSKKYIQIPKQKWIIVKNTHEAIIQEEVFLEVQRRFKSRQKSTKKGKAHIFATKVKCLDCGGTMQKGVTSKDRGEYPFLRCKLYLKTPKENKMCTSHYIKLDNLEDAVSKKIKEYINVYLDEDNAASILHAESEINNKIKVFKKELNRVNMYLQEQTQILESLYVDKFKGIISEEVFIDFNKKFMLEKGVYEQKSEYINMQIKEISNKADNIDEWIKTIRKYKDFNNLTHEMVNDLIDYIEIGERNKVTDEQIIKVHWLF; translated from the coding sequence TTGAAGGCTGCTCTATACTGTAGACTTTCAGAAGAAGATAAGAATAAGGTTGACATTTCTGAGGTATCGGAAAGTATTCAAAATCAAAAGGCACTTTTAGAAGGATATGTTTTGGCAAATAATTGGGAAATATATGATGTGTATTCTGATGACGACTGGTCAGGACTAGATGCTGATAGACCAGAATGGAATAGGCTTTTGAAAGATGCAGAGGATGGAAAGTTTAATGTTGTTATATGCAAAAGCCAATCGAGATTTACTAGGGAAATGGAAGCAGTAGAAAAATATTTGCACAATAAATTTATAGAGTGGAATATTAGGTTTATTGGTTTAGTAGATAATGCTGACACTTCTAACAAGGGAAATAAAAAACAAAGACAAATCATGGGATTGACTAATGAATGGTTTTGTGAGGATATTTCGGAAAATGTAAAAGCTGCTCTAGATGTAAAAAGAAAATTAGGCAAATTTATTGGTTCCTTTGCAGCTTATGGATATACTAAAGATCCAGCTGATAATAATAAACTCGTAATGGATGAAGAAGCTGCTGAAATTGTAAGGCAAATATATAACTGGTATTTAGAAGGCTTTGGAATTCAAAAAATAACACAAGAGTTGAACACTAGACAAATACCTAATCCAACATTCTATAAAAGAAAGTCAGGATTAAATTATAAAAAAACTCTAAACTGCAGTATACTATGGAATAGACTCACCGTTAGAAGAATACTTCAAAATCAATTATATGCTGGACATATGACTCAGGGAAAAATCAAAAAAATAAGTTATAAATCAAAAAAATATATTCAAATTCCAAAACAAAAATGGATTATTGTGAAAAATACACATGAAGCAATTATTCAAGAAGAAGTTTTTTTAGAAGTACAAAGACGCTTTAAATCTAGACAAAAAAGCACTAAAAAAGGTAAAGCACATATATTTGCTACTAAAGTAAAATGCTTGGATTGCGGAGGAACTATGCAAAAAGGCGTAACTTCCAAAGATAGAGGTGAATACCCTTTTTTAAGATGCAAACTATATTTAAAGACTCCAAAAGAGAATAAAATGTGTACATCTCATTATATTAAACTTGATAATCTTGAGGATGCTGTTTCAAAGAAGATAAAAGAATATATAAATGTTTACTTAGACGAAGATAATGCTGCTAGTATTTTACATGCAGAAAGTGAGATTAATAACAAGATAAAAGTTTTCAAGAAAGAGTTAAATAGAGTGAACATGTATTTGCAAGAACAAACCCAGATATTAGAGTCTCTATACGTTGATAAGTTCAAAGGAATAATTTCAGAAGAAGTATTTATTGATTTTAATAAAAAGTTCATGCTAGAAAAAGGAGTTTATGAGCAAAAAAGTGAATATATTAATATGCAAATTAAAGAGATAAGTAATAAAGCAGATAATATAGACGAGTGGATCAAAACAATAAGGAAGTATAAAGATTTTAATAACCTAACCCATGAAATGGTGAATGATCTTATCGACTATATAGAAATTGGGGAAAGAAATAAGGTAACTGACGAGCAAATAATAAAAGTACACTGGTTATTTTAA
- a CDS encoding IS3 family transposase (programmed frameshift), which yields MIKRERRTYTEEFKDQMVKLYESGKSKNDIIAEYDLTPTAFNTWIKRSQTTGSFKEKDNRSPEENELIKLRKENQQLKMENDIFKASSADIRTKVNVIKSSTHKYSVSAMCKVLQISRSTYYYESKAKESTDEITLKVIDIFKASRNNYGTRKIKVELKKAGYIVSRRKIGRIMKQNGLVSNYTVAQYKHHVDKCNESKIANELNREFNTDEPYAAVVSDLTYVRVNKRWNYVCFLVDLFNREIIGYSAGPNKDVPLVYRAFARVKTKLDNITLFHTDRGNEFKNKIIDEVLDTFKIKRSLSMKGCPYDNAVAEATFKIFKTEFANNYHFESLEQLEIMLADYVNWFNNIRVHSTLGYLSPRQYKLHNLKKTV from the exons ATGATAAAACGAGAAAGAAGAACCTATACCGAAGAATTCAAAGATCAAATGGTAAAACTATACGAAAGTGGTAAGTCTAAGAATGATATTATAGCTGAATATGACTTAACACCCACCGCCTTTAATACCTGGATAAAAAGAAGCCAAACAACTGGATCTTTCAAGGAAAAAGATAATCGTTCCCCAGAGGAAAATGAACTAATAAAGTTAAGGAAAGAAAATCAACAGCTAAAAATGGAGAATGATATTT TTAAAGCAAGCAGCGCTGATATTAGGACGAAAGTAAATGTGATTAAGAGTAGTACCCACAAATACAGTGTATCAGCAATGTGCAAAGTCCTGCAAATTTCTAGAAGTACTTATTACTATGAATCAAAAGCTAAAGAATCTACAGATGAAATAACACTAAAAGTTATAGATATATTTAAAGCAAGTAGAAATAACTACGGTACTAGAAAAATTAAAGTCGAGCTAAAAAAAGCAGGCTATATAGTATCTAGAAGAAAAATAGGTAGAATAATGAAGCAAAATGGCTTAGTATCAAACTATACAGTTGCCCAGTACAAGCATCATGTGGATAAATGTAATGAATCAAAGATTGCTAATGAACTAAATAGAGAATTTAATACAGATGAACCTTATGCAGCTGTAGTCAGTGATTTAACATACGTTAGAGTTAATAAAAGATGGAATTATGTATGTTTCTTAGTCGACCTATTTAATAGAGAAATAATTGGTTATAGCGCTGGTCCTAATAAAGATGTACCTCTAGTTTATAGAGCATTTGCAAGGGTTAAAACTAAATTAGATAATATTACACTATTTCATACAGATCGAGGCAACGAATTCAAAAATAAAATAATAGATGAAGTCCTAGATACCTTCAAAATTAAGCGTTCTTTAAGCATGAAGGGCTGTCCCTATGATAATGCTGTAGCTGAAGCTACATTCAAGATATTTAAAACTGAATTCGCTAATAACTATCATTTTGAAAGCCTAGAGCAGTTAGAAATTATGTTAGCTGATTATGTAAATTGGTTTAATAATATTAGGGTTCATTCAACACTAGGATATTTAAGTCCTAGACAATATAAATTACATAACCTTAAAAAAACTGTCTAA
- a CDS encoding type III toxin-antitoxin system ToxN/AbiQ family toxin, translating into MDKLMFYEVSQQYINYLKLFEPKIPNIDYNTHNKFVCGVIFSIDGFNYFAPISSFKEQQKTNIIINNSNGEAVSSIRFSFMFPIPEAEIKIKDFSKEEYKYRRLLLEEFKYCNIIRDKIISKAKYTYKRYNSGYDKMLMKNCCNFRLLEEKCLEYQVYLDTAREVAAVREENMDIEKKIKDEDNYEMER; encoded by the coding sequence ATGGACAAGTTAATGTTTTACGAGGTTTCACAACAATACATAAATTATTTGAAACTATTTGAACCCAAAATACCTAATATAGACTATAATACACATAATAAATTTGTATGTGGTGTTATTTTTTCAATAGATGGCTTTAATTATTTTGCACCAATTTCATCATTTAAAGAACAACAGAAAACAAACATTATAATAAATAATTCTAATGGGGAAGCAGTTAGTAGTATAAGATTTAGTTTTATGTTTCCAATTCCTGAGGCAGAAATAAAGATAAAAGATTTTTCTAAGGAAGAATATAAGTACAGAAGATTATTGCTGGAGGAATTTAAATATTGTAATATTATTAGAGATAAAATTATATCTAAGGCCAAATATACATATAAACGTTATAATTCTGGATATGATAAAATGCTTATGAAAAACTGCTGCAACTTCAGGCTGTTAGAAGAAAAATGTTTAGAATATCAGGTTTATCTAGATACTGCAAGAGAAGTAGCTGCTGTCAGAGAAGAGAATATGGATATTGAAAAAAAAATTAAAGACGAAGATAATTATGAAATGGAAAGATAG
- the istB gene encoding IS21-like element helper ATPase IstB: MDKLEQIKEHAKELSLNYLRINADKIIEEADLNDYSYQDILIKILENEIEIRNKKAQERRLKNAGFPVIKKIEDFDLDFQKSITKKQINRLLEMEWIDRMYNLIFLGPPGVGKTHLSISLGYKAVELGYKVSFVTMDNLMHVLKTHEISRKSKGKMNRILSSSLVIIDELGYLPITREEANLFFQLVSALHEQASIIITSNKGLEDWTELLGDPALTTAVLDRITYRCELFSMSGKSYRLEHRKSLF, translated from the coding sequence ATGGATAAACTAGAGCAAATTAAAGAACATGCAAAAGAACTTAGCCTGAATTACTTAAGAATTAACGCAGATAAAATTATTGAGGAAGCTGATTTAAACGATTACTCATATCAAGATATATTAATAAAAATACTTGAAAATGAAATAGAAATAAGAAATAAAAAAGCACAAGAAAGAAGATTAAAGAATGCAGGATTTCCGGTAATAAAGAAAATAGAAGACTTTGACTTAGATTTTCAAAAATCTATAACAAAGAAACAGATAAATAGGCTATTAGAAATGGAGTGGATAGATAGAATGTATAATCTTATCTTCCTAGGCCCTCCAGGTGTAGGAAAGACGCATCTATCAATTTCATTAGGATATAAAGCAGTAGAATTAGGGTATAAGGTTAGCTTTGTAACAATGGATAACCTGATGCACGTACTAAAAACACACGAAATATCAAGAAAGAGCAAAGGAAAAATGAATAGAATACTATCTTCAAGCCTTGTAATAATAGACGAACTAGGTTACCTTCCAATAACAAGAGAAGAAGCAAATCTATTTTTTCAGTTAGTATCGGCACTTCATGAACAGGCTTCAATTATTATCACATCTAATAAAGGCTTAGAAGATTGGACAGAGCTATTAGGAGATCCTGCTTTAACAACAGCAGTATTAGACAGAATTACATACAGATGTGAGCTTTTTAGCATGTCTGGCAAGAGCTATAGACTAGAACACAGAAAGTCATTATTCTAA
- a CDS encoding DUF6710 family protein yields the protein MIKGFFAKIFKQKRFLDTIAQSNSRYGRPFPKLEFNDTMFFVREVLEYEKDETDQIIILDYILSVVREDLKTDMLTTILYNEEIADKLRCDPFPVHYFDEEGNAFSCTSERSKDNMVKVDLSKDCVLVLPWHRERLRKSIKNIFKNDFEYHSSNHLANYFSHIDVCYVYNGTHSISSGIGYKKGFIEAVYCDTSKFFEHLHTDGVYWYNSHNNNKISDLFDFRIGILYEIAKLKYKINS from the coding sequence ATGATTAAAGGTTTCTTCGCAAAAATTTTTAAGCAAAAAAGATTTTTAGATACTATTGCCCAAAGCAATAGCAGATATGGCAGACCATTTCCGAAACTTGAGTTTAATGACACAATGTTTTTTGTTCGTGAGGTATTAGAATATGAAAAGGATGAAACAGATCAAATCATTATATTAGACTATATTTTAAGTGTTGTCAGAGAAGATTTAAAGACAGATATGTTAACTACTATTTTATATAATGAAGAAATTGCTGATAAACTGAGATGTGATCCTTTTCCAGTTCACTATTTTGACGAGGAAGGAAATGCTTTTAGTTGCACATCTGAAAGAAGTAAAGATAATATGGTAAAAGTCGACTTGTCTAAAGATTGTGTATTAGTTTTACCTTGGCATAGAGAAAGGTTAAGAAAAAGTATTAAAAACATTTTCAAAAATGATTTTGAATATCATAGTTCTAATCATTTAGCGAACTATTTTTCTCATATTGATGTATGTTACGTATATAATGGAACTCATTCTATTTCTTCAGGTATTGGATATAAAAAGGGCTTTATTGAAGCTGTATATTGTGATACTAGCAAATTTTTTGAACATTTACATACAGATGGAGTATATTGGTACAATAGCCACAACAATAACAAGATATCAGATTTATTTGATTTTCGTATAGGAATTTTATATGAGATAGCAAAGTTGAAATATAAGATTAACAGTTAA
- a CDS encoding helix-turn-helix transcriptional regulator — MREKLRKIRISKNLTQKEIAKLIEINRATYTNIELGNKNPSLSVAMKIKNILKYSNDDIFHNINKVKE; from the coding sequence ATGAGAGAAAAGCTTAGGAAAATAAGAATATCTAAAAATCTTACTCAGAAAGAGATTGCAAAGCTCATTGAAATTAATAGAGCTACATATACGAATATTGAATTAGGAAATAAAAATCCCTCTTTATCTGTAGCAATGAAAATCAAAAATATTCTTAAATATAGTAATGATGATATTTTCCATAATATAAATAAAGTGAAAGAATAA
- a CDS encoding GNAT family N-acetyltransferase, whose translation MELTFKSATTDDVDRIFELEKKLINDHETNLHLDFEKIFNWIRRKIENNIESYECVYFNGVKVGYFFLHNEGEKLELDDFFIFEEFQGKGIGTKVLGYVDSIAKEQNKDVFLYVFTKNHRAISLYLKNGFEIIEIIRDSRYIMNKRVNSSVF comes from the coding sequence ATGGAATTGACATTCAAAAGTGCTACAACTGATGATGTGGATAGGATATTTGAGTTAGAAAAGAAACTTATAAACGATCATGAAACCAACTTGCACCTAGATTTTGAGAAAATTTTTAATTGGATAAGGAGAAAAATAGAAAATAATATTGAGAGTTATGAATGTGTTTATTTTAATGGGGTTAAGGTAGGATATTTTTTCTTGCATAATGAAGGAGAAAAACTTGAGCTTGATGACTTTTTTATTTTTGAAGAATTTCAGGGTAAAGGTATAGGTACAAAGGTTTTAGGATATGTTGACTCAATTGCAAAAGAACAGAATAAGGATGTATTTTTATATGTTTTTACAAAGAACCATAGAGCCATTAGTTTATATCTTAAAAATGGATTTGAAATTATAGAGATTATTCGAGACAGCAGGTACATAATGAATAAGCGTGTGAACTCTTCCGTCTTTTAA
- a CDS encoding HEAT repeat domain-containing protein: protein MKTVLDKLKNELNSFWLWANQTSHEYAKNVWKLEQEEWEYPNWDRLIELTIEAIKAVRNGGKSKELIDCILEVMALDNEDEQILDECQDNLTYDALSYLVHIATLHIQSEARWQIAKLLGRYKDQATTGFLNSFIDDESKYVQRKALLSLVKVSPSEVKRYV, encoded by the coding sequence ATGAAGACTGTATTAGACAAACTAAAGAATGAGTTAAATAGTTTTTGGCTGTGGGCTAATCAAACTTCACATGAATATGCAAAGAATGTGTGGAAGCTAGAACAAGAAGAATGGGAATATCCAAATTGGGATAGATTGATTGAATTGACAATAGAGGCTATCAAGGCTGTACGCAACGGTGGAAAAAGCAAAGAGTTAATTGATTGTATTTTAGAGGTGATGGCTTTGGATAATGAGGATGAACAAATATTGGATGAGTGTCAGGATAATCTTACTTATGATGCTTTATCATATTTAGTGCATATAGCTACCCTTCATATACAAAGCGAAGCAAGATGGCAAATAGCTAAGTTGCTAGGCAGGTACAAAGATCAAGCTACTACTGGATTTCTAAATAGTTTTATTGACGATGAGAGCAAATATGTTCAGAGAAAGGCACTTTTATCTTTAGTTAAAGTAAGCCCAAGTGAAGTGAAAAGATATGTTTAA
- a CDS encoding 2'-5' RNA ligase family protein, whose product MVVSLKPFEVKTAVIGLFTGKSPVVFIPIVKDIQLLKFYYSIWEKLKQMGEDISDYYSPQSWFPHISLAYEDVTKENIRIVLRKLSFMDFNWSFEVDNISFIYEPNGQIGELKHRIDFER is encoded by the coding sequence ATTGTAGTATCTTTAAAACCATTTGAGGTAAAAACAGCTGTGATAGGATTATTCACTGGAAAATCCCCAGTTGTTTTTATACCCATAGTTAAAGATATTCAACTATTGAAGTTCTATTATTCAATTTGGGAAAAATTAAAACAAATGGGAGAAGATATAAGTGATTATTATAGTCCACAATCATGGTTTCCACATATTAGCTTAGCATATGAGGATGTTACAAAAGAAAATATAAGAATAGTATTAAGAAAACTATCATTTATGGATTTTAATTGGAGCTTTGAAGTAGATAATATTTCATTTATTTATGAGCCAAATGGCCAAATAGGGGAACTAAAACATAGAATCGATTTCGAAAGATAG